From the Desulfovibrio sp. TomC genome, one window contains:
- a CDS encoding flagellar biosynthesis protein FlhF: MDLSALSPRQRLALEYLEREGVNEASVLAIYRSIVERCEEAVIPALSRIVAVKPLTPQAWPNTAHMFLGPSGVGKTTILLRLALDARRRLPQNRVVVVNADTGRGKGRLMLRHYAELSGLTYAEVDSPEDFGRILDSAAAGDAVFVDTPSLAREGALAAWYGEMGLSGRTGLAAHLVLSPLFSDAQADHYLRTGRCEHLASLIWTKLDEACNYGSLVNMAHASSLPVSALTFGPELTGSMAAATGKAVWKLLFKHQLPGEYPDADAAA; this comes from the coding sequence ATGGACCTCTCAGCCTTAAGCCCGCGCCAACGCCTGGCCCTGGAATACCTGGAACGCGAGGGCGTCAATGAAGCCTCGGTCCTGGCCATCTACCGCTCCATCGTCGAGCGTTGCGAGGAAGCCGTCATCCCGGCCCTGTCCCGGATCGTCGCCGTCAAACCCCTGACGCCCCAAGCCTGGCCGAACACGGCCCACATGTTTCTTGGCCCAAGCGGCGTGGGCAAGACCACCATCCTGCTGCGCCTGGCCCTGGACGCCAGACGCCGTCTCCCGCAAAACCGGGTGGTGGTGGTCAATGCCGATACCGGACGGGGCAAGGGACGACTCATGCTGCGTCACTATGCCGAACTGTCCGGTCTGACGTATGCAGAAGTCGACAGCCCGGAGGATTTTGGCCGCATCCTGGACAGCGCGGCTGCCGGGGATGCGGTTTTCGTGGACACGCCGAGCCTGGCGCGCGAAGGCGCCCTGGCAGCCTGGTATGGCGAGATGGGGCTGTCCGGCCGGACGGGGCTGGCTGCCCATCTGGTGTTGTCGCCGCTTTTCTCCGATGCCCAGGCCGACCACTATCTGCGCACCGGGCGTTGCGAACATTTGGCGAGCCTCATCTGGACGAAGCTCGACGAAGCCTGTAATTACGGAAGTCTTGTCAACATGGCGCACGCCTCCTCCCTGCCTGTTTCGGCCCTGACCTTCGGCCCGGAACTCACAGGCAGCATGGCGGCGGCCACAGGCAAGGCGGTGTGGAAACTCCTTTTCAAACACCAGCTGCCCGGCGAATACCCGGATGCCGACGCCGCAGCCTAA
- a CDS encoding MinD/ParA family protein produces the protein MSSRISETSRPPAGHGPELPMVLSVTSGKGGVGKTNLSVNLAYCLSRMGRKVVLLDADLGLANVDIMLGLAPTMNLFHLFHEGVELRHILLETPFGFSILPASSGISDMLALSTGQKLDLLEAMDYLEGKINYLIVDTGAGINDNVIYFNLAARERLLVLTTEPTSLTDAYALVKVMHLNHDVHRFRVVVNMAQSAKAAKAVFEKLYAACDHFLSGISLDFTGYVPTDPAVRNAVIRQKPFCHLTPDSPAAKKIVDLAHVIDSWEVDAKLDGNIKFFWKKLLFQEQPLA, from the coding sequence ATGTCAAGCCGCATATCCGAAACGTCGCGCCCCCCTGCCGGACACGGTCCGGAGCTGCCCATGGTCCTGTCCGTGACCTCGGGCAAAGGGGGCGTCGGCAAGACCAACCTCTCGGTCAACCTCGCCTATTGCCTGTCGCGTATGGGGCGCAAGGTGGTGCTGCTCGACGCCGACCTCGGCTTGGCCAATGTGGACATCATGCTGGGCCTGGCTCCCACCATGAATCTGTTCCATCTCTTTCACGAAGGGGTGGAGCTGCGCCATATTCTGCTGGAAACACCCTTCGGCTTTTCCATCCTGCCGGCCTCGTCGGGCATAAGCGACATGCTGGCCCTGTCCACTGGACAAAAGCTCGATTTGCTGGAGGCCATGGATTACCTTGAGGGTAAGATCAACTATTTGATAGTGGACACGGGCGCGGGAATTAATGATAATGTAATATATTTCAACTTGGCCGCCCGCGAGCGTCTGCTCGTCCTGACGACCGAGCCGACCTCATTGACCGACGCCTACGCCCTGGTCAAGGTCATGCACTTAAACCACGACGTCCACCGGTTTCGGGTCGTGGTGAACATGGCCCAAAGCGCCAAGGCCGCCAAGGCCGTGTTTGAAAAACTCTATGCGGCCTGCGATCACTTTTTGTCGGGGATATCCCTGGATTTCACGGGATACGTGCCAACCGACCCGGCCGTACGAAACGCGGTGATCCGGCAAAAACCGTTTTGCCATCTCACGCCTGATTCTCCGGCAGCCAAGAAAATCGTGGATCTGGCGCATGTGATCGATTCCTGGGAAGTGGATGCCAAGCTCGATGGAAACATCAAATTCTTCTGGAAAAAGCTCCTCTTCCAAGAACAACCCCTGGCTTAA
- a CDS encoding FliA/WhiG family RNA polymerase sigma factor has translation METSNSSGKSSSSKNNPWLKLESGAMLWKDFDARDRQEIVRHYSPKIKIVASRLKAKLPPSVELGELLSAGAMGLLEALGRFKAELGIKFETYAESRIKGAMLDDLRRMDWFSRGQRQRVRTLEEATRRIENDSGGPPSLEQLAEATGLTEREVSMGLEALQNQLCLSLDAITENISSYQQNPLDNEPYKSAEFKELVDKLASLIDDLTPREKLVLSLYYGEELNMRETSEVMGITEGRVSQLHSQALARLRQKFKSQYNIEQH, from the coding sequence ATGGAAACATCAAATTCTTCTGGAAAAAGCTCCTCTTCCAAGAACAACCCCTGGCTTAAACTCGAGTCCGGGGCAATGTTGTGGAAAGATTTCGATGCGCGCGATCGCCAGGAGATCGTGCGCCATTACTCGCCCAAAATCAAAATTGTGGCCAGCCGGCTCAAGGCCAAACTGCCGCCGTCGGTTGAGTTGGGCGAGCTTTTAAGCGCCGGGGCCATGGGGCTGCTCGAAGCCCTGGGCCGGTTCAAGGCCGAACTCGGCATCAAGTTCGAGACCTATGCCGAGTCGCGGATCAAGGGAGCCATGCTCGACGATCTGCGGCGCATGGACTGGTTTTCCCGGGGACAACGCCAGCGGGTGCGCACCCTGGAGGAGGCCACCCGGCGCATTGAAAACGATTCCGGCGGTCCGCCGAGTCTGGAACAGCTGGCCGAGGCCACGGGCCTGACCGAACGCGAGGTCTCCATGGGGCTTGAGGCCTTGCAAAACCAGCTGTGCCTGAGCCTGGACGCGATCACGGAGAACATCTCCTCCTACCAGCAAAATCCGCTGGACAATGAGCCGTATAAATCAGCGGAATTCAAGGAACTCGTCGACAAGCTAGCCTCCTTGATCGACGATTTGACTCCCAGGGAAAAGCTGGTATTATCGCTCTATTACGGTGAGGAACTCAACATGCGAGAGACCTCTGAAGTTATGGGCATCACCGAAGGTCGCGTCTCGCAGCTGCATTCCCAGGCTCTGGCTCGGTTGCGGCAGAAGTTCAAGAGTCAGTACAATATCGAACAGCACTAA
- a CDS encoding chemotaxis response regulator CheY: MAYNKEMRILVVDDFSTMRRIIKNILRQLGFNNIIEADDGSTAWETLNKDKIDFIISDWNMPKMPGIELLRKVRSSEEFANLPFLMVTAEAQQENIIEAVQAKVSNYIVKPFTAETLGQKIDKIFDK; the protein is encoded by the coding sequence ATGGCCTACAACAAGGAAATGCGCATTCTGGTCGTTGACGACTTCTCCACCATGCGCAGAATCATCAAGAATATCCTTCGCCAGTTGGGTTTTAACAACATCATTGAGGCTGACGACGGCAGCACTGCTTGGGAAACCCTCAATAAAGACAAGATTGACTTCATCATCTCCGACTGGAACATGCCCAAGATGCCGGGTATTGAACTGCTGCGCAAAGTCCGCTCCAGTGAGGAATTCGCCAATCTGCCCTTCCTCATGGTCACGGCTGAAGCCCAGCAGGAGAACATCATCGAAGCCGTTCAGGCCAAGGTCTCCAACTACATCGTCAAGCCCTTCACCGCTGAAACGCTTGGCCAGAAGATCGACAAAATTTTCGACAAGTAA
- a CDS encoding flagellar basal body-associated FliL family protein translates to MVDDSSLDAPVKAKLDDSELSDDLPKALQKVDLDLDDAPFLEDEPEEAPPAPETHAAGEDLAAIDATAKPSDKKKFLILGLAVLLLLGGGVAAYFLFFKKPAAPPPVVEAPHEEPAPPPVMPPPPPPEPPAPKPEIVLTMDPFLIELTDPKGRSRFLTIRFAAATTEHSAELEFMRNRIVVRDAVYYYLKNKSLEFLTDKGNADILKKDVLSVINQFIGSQPLDNLIIEDYLVK, encoded by the coding sequence ATGGTTGACGACAGCAGTCTCGATGCCCCGGTCAAGGCCAAGCTTGACGACTCGGAACTCTCCGACGATCTGCCCAAAGCATTACAAAAGGTCGATCTCGATCTCGACGACGCCCCCTTTCTCGAAGACGAACCTGAAGAAGCGCCCCCAGCGCCGGAAACGCATGCCGCAGGTGAAGATCTGGCTGCGATCGATGCGACTGCCAAGCCTTCCGACAAAAAGAAGTTCCTGATCCTGGGGCTGGCCGTGTTGCTGCTCCTTGGCGGGGGCGTTGCGGCCTATTTTCTCTTTTTCAAAAAGCCCGCAGCGCCACCGCCGGTTGTGGAAGCACCGCATGAAGAGCCGGCCCCGCCGCCGGTGATGCCGCCGCCGCCCCCGCCGGAGCCACCTGCGCCCAAGCCGGAAATCGTCTTGACCATGGACCCTTTTCTTATCGAACTGACCGACCCAAAGGGTCGTAGCCGTTTTCTGACCATCCGCTTCGCGGCAGCCACCACCGAGCACAGCGCCGAATTGGAATTTATGCGCAATCGTATTGTCGTGCGCGACGCCGTGTATTACTATCTCAAAAACAAAAGCCTGGAATTTCTGACGGACAAAGGCAATGCGGATATTCTGAAAAAGGACGTCCTCTCGGTTATAAACCAGTTCATCGGGAGCCAACCCTTGGATAACCTGATTATCGAGGATTACCTGGTGAAATAA
- a CDS encoding tyrosine-protein phosphatase, whose protein sequence is MKSGFLSAVAVLLCLSFSTASAQQAISTPLLTTAENFRDVAGISASYGGTGFANPTSNFGVMRTGVFYRSNVLSLSNADWTTLSSLRIGRDIDLRTPDEISAAPDIVPAGALYTNINVIGTSNLPTPTLTAGTMDALLSYGQNSYRTFVTDPVEREGFRTVLLTLAHDSGPDLFHCSMGKDRTGWTAALLESIAGVSSTTIMNDYLASNAYLAPTIDAQTAAVVAAAPGLSITSLNALFGVDSSYLQAALDQATTSYGSMYGYLMQGLGLSLEDIYVLRGKMVSYTVLPGQAAFGGNDASGAAFLNALQNSSLSGHYTAYNYYLQSSVDEGTLGGVQRQIGGQVHADAAASLLRQPRWIDAASAPYADSRDLEAGQTRVWLAGLGGGFWSQGRSGISHSTEHSAGSLIGVTKRLSDRAGAHLGLGYTGSTVESAGATATVNTVMATLGGRYGFSTLDAGPYVLARADGGWVDYQSSRPLGGNLGTATGRANGSVFSGLAGFGDVLRFDPVTLTPQIGFRVTNANLGGFTESGSEVALDVHGQSNTATSLLADLNLSLDQRQMGTWTVAPALTLGYERVLGNPQVESTATRYGTAVSQKSAYDSQDLIKAGLGVTARHDAFIVEARANAIAGNGPGCTGVSGQLSVGYRF, encoded by the coding sequence ATGAAAAGCGGATTTTTGAGCGCTGTTGCCGTGTTGCTCTGTTTGTCTTTCTCCACGGCATCGGCCCAGCAAGCAATTTCCACGCCTCTCCTGACAACAGCTGAAAACTTCAGAGACGTTGCCGGCATCTCCGCGAGTTACGGAGGAACCGGTTTCGCCAACCCGACGAGCAACTTCGGCGTGATGCGGACCGGCGTCTTTTATCGGTCCAACGTGCTCAGTCTGAGCAACGCGGATTGGACCACACTTTCGTCCCTTCGCATCGGCCGGGACATCGATTTGCGCACGCCCGACGAGATCAGCGCTGCGCCCGACATCGTGCCGGCCGGAGCCCTGTATACCAATATCAATGTCATTGGCACCTCCAATCTCCCTACCCCCACCCTCACTGCCGGGACCATGGATGCGCTGCTCAGCTATGGGCAAAATAGCTACCGGACGTTTGTGACCGATCCGGTCGAGCGGGAAGGCTTTCGCACGGTCCTACTGACCCTGGCCCATGACTCCGGTCCTGATCTGTTCCACTGTTCCATGGGCAAGGACCGCACCGGCTGGACGGCGGCCCTCCTGGAAAGCATCGCCGGCGTCTCGTCGACAACCATCATGAACGACTATCTGGCCTCGAACGCCTACCTCGCCCCAACCATTGACGCCCAGACAGCGGCCGTGGTCGCGGCGGCCCCGGGCCTGAGCATAACAAGCCTGAATGCGCTGTTTGGCGTGGACTCCAGTTATCTCCAGGCCGCTCTCGATCAGGCCACCACTTCCTACGGCTCCATGTATGGCTATCTGATGCAGGGACTTGGGCTCAGTCTGGAAGACATCTATGTGCTGCGGGGAAAGATGGTCAGCTATACCGTGCTCCCCGGCCAGGCTGCCTTTGGCGGCAATGACGCTTCCGGAGCCGCCTTTCTCAATGCCTTGCAGAATTCTTCCTTGTCCGGACACTACACCGCTTATAATTACTATCTGCAGTCGTCCGTGGACGAAGGCACCCTTGGCGGTGTCCAGCGACAGATCGGCGGCCAGGTGCATGCTGATGCGGCTGCTTCTCTGTTGCGGCAGCCCCGCTGGATTGATGCCGCGAGTGCGCCCTATGCCGACAGCCGGGATCTCGAGGCCGGGCAAACCCGGGTCTGGCTGGCCGGCCTTGGAGGCGGCTTCTGGTCCCAGGGACGCTCAGGCATTTCCCACAGCACCGAGCACAGCGCCGGCTCGCTCATCGGCGTCACCAAGAGACTCAGTGATCGGGCCGGCGCCCACCTTGGCCTCGGCTACACCGGGAGCACCGTGGAAAGCGCCGGGGCCACGGCCACGGTCAACACGGTCATGGCCACTCTTGGCGGACGATACGGATTTTCCACCCTTGATGCCGGTCCGTATGTGCTGGCGCGGGCCGACGGCGGCTGGGTCGACTACCAGAGCAGCCGCCCCCTGGGCGGCAACCTGGGGACCGCCACCGGCCGGGCCAATGGGTCGGTCTTCAGCGGCTTGGCCGGTTTCGGCGACGTCCTCCGCTTTGATCCAGTCACACTCACGCCGCAAATTGGGTTTCGCGTCACGAATGCAAACCTCGGCGGATTTACGGAAAGCGGCAGCGAAGTGGCTCTTGATGTGCATGGCCAGAGCAACACCGCGACCAGCCTCCTGGCCGACCTAAATCTGAGCCTGGACCAGCGCCAGATGGGAACCTGGACCGTGGCGCCGGCCCTCACGCTTGGGTATGAGCGGGTGCTCGGCAATCCCCAGGTCGAAAGCACGGCCACGCGCTACGGGACCGCCGTGAGCCAGAAGTCGGCCTACGACAGCCAGGACCTCATAAAAGCCGGCCTGGGCGTGACGGCCCGCCATGACGCGTTTATCGTTGAGGCCCGGGCCAATGCCATAGCCGGCAATGGCCCGGGATGCACGGGCGTAAGCGGCCAACTTTCCGTGGGCTACCGTTTCTAG
- a CDS encoding LolA family protein, producing MKYRLVALIALFTLALAVPALAADPAELAGRIQKKYASIAAFSAEFSQAIKNAASGDVEQRSGSFVFKKPMLVRWETVKPEKELLIVGKDAVWDYFEEDKEAYRYSVDEIINSKTMLRFLTGKANLTEDFVVVAGKADEAGPGQAVLQLAPREPEPGLVMAKVWIDLSTDMIARIYIQDFYANTNDLTLKGLVANPKLADNLFVFTPPKDAKVHDNAPIKGRELKQ from the coding sequence ATGAAATACCGTCTTGTAGCCTTGATTGCCCTCTTCACCCTGGCCCTGGCCGTTCCGGCCTTGGCCGCTGATCCGGCCGAGTTGGCCGGACGCATCCAGAAAAAGTATGCGTCGATTGCCGCCTTTTCCGCCGAATTTTCCCAGGCCATAAAAAATGCCGCCAGCGGCGATGTCGAGCAGCGCTCCGGCTCGTTTGTTTTCAAAAAACCGATGCTGGTGCGTTGGGAAACGGTCAAGCCGGAAAAGGAACTGCTCATCGTCGGCAAAGACGCCGTGTGGGACTATTTCGAGGAAGACAAGGAAGCTTATCGCTATTCGGTGGATGAGATCATCAATTCCAAGACAATGCTGCGGTTTTTGACCGGCAAGGCCAACCTGACGGAAGATTTTGTGGTCGTGGCCGGCAAGGCCGACGAGGCCGGACCGGGACAGGCCGTGCTCCAACTTGCCCCGCGCGAACCCGAGCCGGGGCTGGTCATGGCCAAGGTCTGGATCGATTTGTCCACGGACATGATCGCCCGCATCTACATCCAGGATTTCTACGCCAACACCAATGACCTGACCCTCAAAGGCTTGGTTGCCAACCCCAAACTGGCCGACAACCTCTTCGTCTTCACCCCGCCCAAGGACGCCAAAGTCCACGACAACGCCCCGATCAAGGGGCGTGAGCTCAAGCAGTAG
- a CDS encoding DNA translocase FtsK, giving the protein MAGNSSKPAGNGPNVGDGSFRLTRELVGLGALFLAAYTCVALYTYSAADPGFNHVVPIKQAVANKGGPVGAYWGGFLAEFLGVWGYLVPGIIAWRGLHFLAPRLALPGRRTAGLALFAVVLLVFLGSPWGELINIGQVVGGGQTGHFLFAFLNRYLSIFGAASLLLFGFIAALQLTFGLTLDNFWRPLAGIINEQFWRAGDAVGTWRENRAAAREKGENSVEATPKPARAPRVPKDPAATKAPPAAVEADAGPSEAVDRFLDAVVEQVNGPQKTTSVPAAPGKESDEPVLVPGPTPKPVMTAKQAIKAGRAAAAAGDMTLPPLDLLSVPPPAELLPADPEICRGQAESLITCLNDFGIQGEVMRVVPGPVVTMFEVKPAPGVKISRIVGLSVDLALSMKALAVRIDPIPGKDTVGVEIPNAKRQTVYFREILDAEVFRSSSSHLTLAIGKDIQGRPHVADLARMPHLLVAGATGSGKSVCINGILLSILYKATPDQVKLLLVDPKRIELSVYNDLPHLVHPVVTETAMAKSALDWAVAEMDRRYEAMALLGVRNIAGYNEKLEKLGDNRDPELAELEPLPYLVIVIDELADLMMTAAKEVEVSIVRLAQLARAGGIHLILATQRPSVDVVTGLIKANFPTRISFQVTSKHDSRTILDAVGAEYLLGRGDMLYKPSGGKTVRMHGAFVSDEETAAVVEFWKSRAAPSYKLDFSEWQKGGEGGSGDLGGEGGDDTASDAIYPQAVDFVMEQGKASISLIQRRFRIGFNRAARFIEQMERDGLLGPQEGSKPRSVIRNKE; this is encoded by the coding sequence TTGGCCGGGAATAGTTCCAAACCGGCCGGGAATGGTCCAAACGTCGGGGACGGCAGCTTCCGCCTGACCAGGGAACTGGTCGGGCTGGGGGCGCTGTTCCTGGCGGCCTATACCTGCGTTGCCCTGTACACCTACAGCGCGGCCGATCCAGGCTTCAATCATGTTGTCCCGATCAAGCAGGCAGTGGCTAATAAGGGCGGACCTGTCGGGGCCTATTGGGGCGGTTTTTTAGCGGAATTTCTGGGTGTCTGGGGCTATCTCGTACCAGGAATCATCGCTTGGCGCGGCTTGCACTTTCTGGCTCCGCGGCTGGCCTTGCCGGGGCGACGCACGGCCGGGCTGGCCCTGTTTGCAGTGGTGCTGCTCGTCTTCCTCGGGTCTCCGTGGGGTGAACTGATCAACATCGGCCAGGTGGTCGGCGGCGGCCAGACCGGACATTTTCTGTTTGCCTTTCTCAACCGTTACCTGAGCATTTTCGGGGCGGCCTCCCTGCTTCTTTTCGGCTTTATCGCCGCTCTCCAGCTCACCTTCGGTCTGACGCTGGACAATTTCTGGCGGCCGCTGGCCGGGATTATAAACGAACAATTCTGGCGCGCGGGCGACGCCGTCGGCACGTGGCGCGAGAACCGGGCTGCGGCCCGGGAGAAGGGAGAGAACAGCGTTGAGGCCACTCCCAAGCCGGCCCGCGCTCCGCGCGTCCCCAAAGACCCGGCAGCGACCAAGGCCCCTCCGGCCGCAGTCGAGGCCGACGCCGGGCCGTCGGAAGCGGTGGATCGCTTCCTTGACGCCGTGGTGGAGCAGGTGAACGGTCCCCAAAAGACGACGTCCGTGCCGGCTGCCCCGGGCAAGGAGAGCGACGAGCCGGTCCTCGTCCCCGGACCGACGCCCAAGCCTGTCATGACCGCCAAACAGGCCATCAAAGCCGGCCGGGCCGCTGCTGCTGCCGGCGACATGACCCTGCCGCCGCTTGATCTGCTCTCCGTGCCGCCGCCGGCGGAGCTTCTTCCGGCCGATCCGGAAATATGCCGCGGCCAGGCCGAGAGCCTTATCACCTGCTTAAATGACTTCGGCATCCAGGGCGAGGTCATGCGGGTGGTGCCTGGGCCGGTGGTCACCATGTTCGAGGTTAAGCCCGCGCCGGGCGTGAAGATCAGCCGCATCGTCGGCCTGTCCGTGGATCTGGCCCTGTCCATGAAGGCGCTGGCTGTTCGTATCGACCCCATCCCGGGCAAGGATACGGTCGGCGTCGAAATCCCCAACGCCAAGCGTCAGACCGTCTATTTCCGCGAGATCCTCGACGCCGAGGTCTTTCGCTCTTCCTCCTCCCACCTGACCCTGGCCATCGGCAAGGACATCCAGGGCCGGCCCCACGTGGCCGATCTGGCCCGTATGCCCCACCTGCTCGTGGCCGGCGCCACCGGCAGCGGCAAGAGCGTGTGCATCAACGGCATCCTGCTCTCGATTCTCTACAAGGCCACGCCGGATCAGGTGAAGCTTCTGCTCGTCGATCCCAAGCGCATCGAGCTTTCGGTCTACAACGACCTGCCCCATCTGGTGCATCCGGTGGTAACCGAGACCGCCATGGCCAAATCCGCCCTGGATTGGGCTGTGGCCGAGATGGATCGCCGCTACGAAGCCATGGCTCTTTTAGGCGTGCGCAACATCGCCGGCTACAACGAGAAGCTGGAAAAGCTCGGCGACAACCGCGACCCCGAGCTGGCCGAACTGGAGCCTTTGCCCTATCTGGTCATTGTCATTGACGAATTGGCCGATCTCATGATGACGGCGGCCAAGGAAGTGGAAGTGAGCATCGTGCGGCTGGCCCAGCTGGCCCGGGCCGGCGGCATCCATCTGATCCTGGCCACCCAGCGGCCAAGCGTCGACGTGGTCACGGGCCTTATTAAGGCCAACTTCCCCACCCGCATCTCCTTCCAGGTGACGAGCAAGCACGATTCGCGCACCATTCTCGACGCAGTCGGCGCGGAATATCTGCTCGGGCGGGGCGATATGCTCTACAAGCCAAGCGGCGGCAAGACCGTGCGCATGCACGGGGCCTTTGTCTCGGACGAGGAAACCGCTGCGGTGGTGGAATTCTGGAAGAGCCGGGCCGCGCCAAGCTACAAGCTCGACTTCAGCGAATGGCAAAAGGGCGGCGAGGGCGGTTCCGGCGACCTGGGCGGCGAGGGCGGGGACGACACCGCCTCTGACGCCATCTATCCGCAGGCCGTGGATTTTGTCATGGAGCAGGGTAAAGCCTCAATTTCCCTGATCCAGCGCCGTTTCCGCATCGGCTTTAACCGGGCGGCCCGGTTCATCGAACAGATGGAACGCGACGGCCTGCTTGGTCCCCAGGAAGGCAGCAAGCCGCGTTCAGTCATCCGAAACAAAGAATGA
- the efp gene encoding elongation factor P yields MLSTTDFRRGLKIEMDGVPYEIVDFLHVKPGKGGAFIRTKLKNMINGRVVENTFRSGEKMVKPDLESKEMQYLYRESEDFVFMDMESYEQMHAGVAQIGEKGGYLKDGMELKMLLYKGQPLDIDLPASVVLEVTETEPGVKGDTVSGASKQAVLESGITVNVPLFVNIGDKIKVDTRSGDYIGRE; encoded by the coding sequence ATGCTTTCCACGACTGATTTCCGTCGCGGCCTCAAGATCGAAATGGATGGTGTGCCTTATGAGATCGTGGACTTTCTCCACGTCAAGCCCGGCAAGGGCGGCGCGTTCATTCGGACCAAGCTCAAAAACATGATCAATGGCCGGGTGGTGGAGAACACCTTCCGCTCGGGCGAAAAGATGGTCAAGCCCGACCTCGAATCCAAAGAGATGCAGTATCTCTATCGCGAGAGCGAGGATTTCGTCTTCATGGACATGGAGAGCTACGAGCAGATGCACGCCGGCGTGGCCCAGATCGGCGAGAAGGGCGGCTATCTCAAGGACGGCATGGAGCTTAAAATGCTGCTCTACAAGGGGCAGCCCCTGGATATCGACCTGCCGGCCTCGGTGGTGCTCGAAGTCACCGAGACCGAACCCGGGGTCAAGGGCGACACGGTCAGCGGCGCCAGCAAGCAGGCCGTGCTCGAATCCGGCATCACCGTTAACGTGCCGCTGTTTGTCAATATCGGCGACAAGATCAAAGTCGATACCCGCTCGGGCGACTACATTGGCCGGGAATAG
- a CDS encoding type II 3-dehydroquinate dehydratase — MRKVRMLVLNGPNLGFIGVRQPEIYGSRTIEDLPEMVQDLLGPRAERLELEFHQANSEGQCIDRLEQAWKDGLDGIVLNAGAYTHTSLALADCLAWIGIPCVEVHISNIFARTDEPLRHKSLIGKNCIGCIAGFGVTSYALAVLALWQQITENPNYI, encoded by the coding sequence ATGCGCAAGGTCAGGATGCTCGTTTTAAACGGTCCAAACCTCGGTTTCATCGGGGTGCGCCAGCCTGAAATATATGGCAGCCGCACTATTGAAGACCTGCCCGAAATGGTGCAGGACTTGCTCGGTCCCAGGGCCGAGCGTCTGGAACTCGAGTTTCATCAGGCCAACAGCGAGGGACAGTGCATCGACCGGCTGGAACAGGCCTGGAAAGACGGTCTGGACGGCATTGTACTCAATGCCGGGGCCTACACCCACACCAGTCTGGCCCTGGCCGATTGTCTGGCCTGGATCGGCATTCCCTGCGTCGAGGTGCATATCTCCAATATTTTTGCCCGCACCGACGAACCGTTGCGCCACAAAAGTCTGATCGGCAAGAACTGTATCGGCTGCATTGCCGGTTTTGGCGTGACCAGCTACGCCCTGGCCGTCCTGGCCCTGTGGCAGCAAATTACTGAAAATCCCAATTACATCTAA
- the yihA gene encoding ribosome biogenesis GTP-binding protein YihA/YsxC has protein sequence MDDQAQKQTDLGLTLLNTAYLANQLPTLDAPQIALAGRSNVGKSTLVNCLAGRKALAKTSATPGKTRSLNFYMAERHGFCLVDLPGYGYARCSKEERDKWAKLIESYIKTTQSLLAVTALIDCRLTPQRLDMELVDWLRSRRIPVLVVLTKAEKVAQRDREARKKEWRELAQPAFPPIVFSGKTGLGREALCRVLIETALSSEAPRAL, from the coding sequence ATGGACGACCAAGCACAAAAACAGACGGACCTCGGACTGACCTTGCTGAATACGGCCTATCTGGCCAACCAGCTGCCAACCCTCGACGCGCCCCAGATTGCCTTGGCCGGGCGTTCAAACGTCGGCAAATCGACCCTGGTCAATTGTCTGGCCGGCCGCAAGGCCTTGGCCAAGACCAGCGCCACCCCGGGCAAAACCAGAAGTCTCAATTTCTATATGGCCGAAAGGCACGGCTTTTGCCTGGTGGATCTGCCCGGCTACGGCTATGCCCGCTGCTCCAAGGAGGAGCGCGACAAATGGGCCAAACTCATCGAATCCTACATTAAAACAACGCAGAGCCTGCTGGCCGTGACAGCCCTTATCGATTGCCGGCTGACTCCCCAGCGCCTGGATATGGAACTGGTGGACTGGCTGCGTTCCCGGCGCATCCCGGTGCTCGTCGTCCTGACCAAGGCCGAGAAAGTGGCCCAGCGCGACCGGGAAGCCCGGAAAAAAGAGTGGCGGGAGCTTGCGCAACCCGCCTTCCCGCCCATTGTGTTTTCCGGCAAGACCGGACTTGGCCGGGAGGCGCTGTGCCGGGTCCTGATCGAAACCGCGCTTAGCTCCGAGGCTCCTCGCGCTCTTTGA